The following are from one region of the Nymphaea colorata isolate Beijing-Zhang1983 chromosome 7, ASM883128v2, whole genome shotgun sequence genome:
- the LOC116257911 gene encoding hexosyltransferase GAUT11-like, translating into MRRKDSRRHGRARFSNWVLGLLGFFVIAGFILFVFHHRHQDGSAAHQVEDKYKEASHRSLNLTEEMLSAVSFSRQLADQITLSKAYIVIAKEQNNLALAWELSLQIQKAQLLLSKAAKGESAVSQEEAEPIIKGLASLIYKAKDAHYDSATTIVSLKGHIDSLEERASAAIAQSVTFGQLAAEELPKNLYCLGIKLTLEWARNSSIEKHAKEQKSSPRLVDNNLYHFCIFSDNVLATSVVVNSTVCNADHPKQLVFHIVTDSINYRAMQAWFFTNEYKGATIEVQNVEDFTWLNASFSPVLKHLKNEEVQASHNGAEDFMTELNVRSPKYISLLNHLRFYIPEIHPSLEKVVFLDDDVVVQKDLTPLFSVNLHGNVNGAVETCLESFHRFYRYLNFSNPLISSKFDPQACGWAFGMNIFDLIEWKNANVTGRYHYWQEKNSGHLLWKLGTLPPGLLAFYGLTEPLDRRWHVLGLGFDPNVDNRLIESASVIHYNGNMKPWMRLAISRYRPLWERYVNFGHPVLRECLIH; encoded by the exons ATGAGGAGGAAGGACTCGAGACGACACGGTAGAGCGAGGTTTTCGAATTGGGTCCTGGGCCTCCTTGGGTTCTTTGTGATCGCGGGATTTATCCTTTTCGTCTTTCACCACCGACATCAGGATGGATCTGCGGCTCACCAG GTGGAAGATAAGTACAAAGAGGCTTCTCATAGAAGCTTAAATCTTACAGAAGAGATGTTAAGTGCTGTTTCTTTTTCACGGCAGTTGGCAGATCAGATTACGCTTTCAAAAGCCTATATAGTCATCGCAAAAGAGCAGAATAACCTAGCACTTGCTTGGGAGCTAAGTTTGCAGATCCAAAAAGCCCAGCTTTTGCTCTCAAAAGCTGCCAAGGGCGAATCGGCAGTTTCACAGGAGGAAGCTGAGCCTATAATTAAAGGTTTAGCATCTTTAATCTACAAAGCCAAAGACGCTCATTATGACAGTGCCACAACAATTGTGTCCCTCAAAGGCCATATTGATTCTCTTGAAGAAAGAGCCAGTGCTGCTATTGCACAGAGCGTCACTTTTGGGCAGCTAGCTGCTGAAGAATTACCAAAGAATCTGTACTGTCTTGGCATCAAACTGACTCTTGAATGGGCCAGAAATTCTTCAATAGAAAAACATGCTAAAGAGCAAAAAAGTTCTCCTCGGCTTGTGGATAACAACCTTTACCACTTCTGCATATTTTCGGATAATGTTTTGGCTACTTCAGTGGTTGTGAATTCTACTGTTTGCAATGCTGACCATCCAAAGCAGCTTGTGTTTCACATAGTCACAGATAGCATCAATTACAGAGCAATGCAGGCATGGTTCTTTACCAACGAATACAAAGGGGCAACCATTGAAGTCCAGAATGTGGAGGACTTCACATGGTTGAATGCTTCCTTTTCTCCAGTCCTAAAACATCTCAAAAATGAAGAGGTACAGGCTTCCCATAACGGTGCTGAAGATTTCATGACTGAGCTCAATGTTCGTAGTCCCAAATATATTTCCTTATTAAACCACTTGAGGTTCTACATCCCTGAGATTCATCCTTCTTTGGAGAAGGTGGTGTTCCTCGATGATGATGTTGTTGTCCAAAAGGATCTGACCCCACTCTTCTCAGTTAATTTGCATGGAAATGTGAATGGTGCTGTGGAGACGTGCCTTGAGTCATTTCATCGTTTTTATAGGTACCTTAATTTCTCTAATCCGCTAATTAGTTCAAAGTTTGATCCGCAAGCCTGTGGATGGGCATTTGGTATGAACATATTTGACCTTATTGAATGGAAGAATGCGAATGTGACTGGCCGATACCATTATTGGCAAGAAAAGAACTCAGGCCACTTGCTTTGGAAACTGGGCACTCTACCGCCTGGCCTTCTTGCATTCTATGGTTTGACAGAGCCTCTGGACCGCAGGTGGCATGTTTTAGGTTTGGGCTTTGACCCTAATGTTGATAATCGGCTGATTGAGAGTGCATCTGTCATTCACTATAATGGTAACATGAAACCATGGATGAGATTAGCAATCAGCAGGTACAGACCTCTATGGGAGAGATATGTGAACTTTGGACACCCAGTTTTGCGAGAATGCCTTATTCATTGA
- the LOC116257319 gene encoding GPI-anchored protein LLG1-like: MVSTSRFVAIALSFFVFAVFMDLSAAEYLSDHIFEPRPAIGRGLLQADKPCPVDFEYKNYTIITSQCKGPLYLPSRCCSAFKQFACPYRDVLNDLGNNCAKVMFAYIHLYGKYPAGLFANECRDDKIGLLCNLTSTENHQVSPNAAHIAYVSSLCLVLVAIAASLVL, encoded by the exons ATGGTGTCGACGAGTCGCTTCGTTGCTATTGctctttccttctttgtctTCGCCGTCTTCATGGACCTCTCGGCCGCCGAATACCTCTCAG ACCACATCTTTGAGCCGAGACCTGCAATTGGTAGGGGGCTTCTTCAAGCAGATAAAC CTTGCCCGGTGGACTTTGAATACAAAAACTACACGATCATCACAAGCCAATGCAAAGGACCACTATACCTCCCATCTCGTTGTTGCAGTGCTTTTAAGCAGTTTGCGTGCCCCTATAGGGACGTACTCAATGACCTAGGAAATAACTGTGCCAAAGTGATGTTTGCATACATACACCTTTATGGTAAATATCCGGCGGGGTTGTTTGCAAATGAGTGCAGAGATGATAAAATCGGCTTATTATGCAATCTCACCTCCACAGAGAATCACCAGGTCAGCCCCAATGCCGCACACATTGCTTATGTCTCTAGCCTCTGTCTTGTTCTTGTGGCCATTGCAGCCTCCCTTGTTCTGTAA